One window of Chloroflexus aggregans DSM 9485 genomic DNA carries:
- a CDS encoding response regulator yields MEQNTILVVDDDEQIHDLLTAIVAPLSLHLLVVQRGGEALHLARQYKPDLILLDVMLPDMSGFEVCRTLREDPVLAQIPIVMITALHDREAKIRGFEIGADEFITKPFDLGEMQARITTILRLNRYRRLLQEQARVNAERARFEWVIENSDSAYLIVDRDDRIVYVNACARSYLGLAPNEQPSQSLRELVAQRYRLIPPEAWERWPLPVDIQRLLMHPETLHSPEQWLSVETAIIHPSDDQIVVTFRDITREVTTQRDMWTFHTAISHKLRTPLVSIIGGLNILHDNIEQIDRSMARNIAAIALSGARRLESEINDILRYIDSPSDAYHFGTCTVFDLPNMIATISQDLHLRSVDLSLDPELDTRRLRISRRSLERILYELCDNAIKFHPQRNPVIMIRVTTSTDYDQVRLLFCDDGIHLPPEQLRKIWQPYYQVERSFTGQVEGMGLGLAQVARIVLAFGGSYWVWNRVDRPGLCIELRFPFAEGEQSNVSPVPTLPSS; encoded by the coding sequence ATGGAGCAAAATACAATCCTCGTAGTTGATGATGATGAGCAGATTCACGATCTGCTCACTGCAATAGTCGCCCCTCTTAGTCTTCACCTGCTGGTCGTGCAGCGTGGTGGCGAGGCACTGCATTTGGCAAGACAATACAAGCCCGATCTCATTTTGCTAGACGTTATGCTGCCCGATATGAGCGGGTTTGAGGTGTGTCGGACGTTGCGCGAAGACCCCGTACTTGCCCAGATTCCGATCGTGATGATTACTGCGTTACACGACCGTGAAGCGAAGATCCGCGGGTTTGAAATCGGTGCTGATGAGTTCATCACTAAGCCGTTTGATCTCGGCGAGATGCAAGCTCGGATCACGACCATTCTTCGCCTCAACCGCTATCGCCGTCTGTTGCAAGAACAAGCTCGAGTGAATGCCGAACGAGCACGGTTTGAGTGGGTGATTGAGAATTCTGATAGCGCCTACCTCATTGTTGATCGCGATGACCGGATTGTCTATGTCAATGCATGTGCCCGTTCTTATCTCGGTCTTGCCCCTAACGAGCAACCGTCGCAATCGTTGCGCGAATTGGTTGCGCAGCGTTATCGATTGATCCCACCAGAAGCGTGGGAACGGTGGCCATTGCCGGTCGATATCCAACGCTTACTCATGCATCCTGAGACGTTACATAGCCCTGAACAGTGGTTGAGTGTCGAAACGGCGATCATTCATCCATCTGATGATCAAATTGTGGTGACATTCCGAGATATAACTAGAGAAGTTACAACGCAACGTGATATGTGGACCTTTCACACGGCTATCTCGCACAAGTTGCGCACGCCATTAGTGAGTATTATTGGAGGATTGAATATTTTACACGACAATATCGAGCAAATTGACCGCTCAATGGCGCGTAATATTGCCGCGATTGCCCTTAGTGGTGCGCGCCGACTGGAAAGTGAAATCAATGATATTCTGCGCTACATTGATAGTCCAAGCGATGCATACCATTTTGGTACCTGCACTGTATTCGATCTTCCCAATATGATCGCTACGATTAGTCAAGATTTGCACCTCCGAAGTGTAGATCTCAGCCTTGATCCGGAACTTGATACACGGCGGTTACGCATTTCGCGCCGTAGTCTGGAACGGATTTTATATGAGTTATGCGACAATGCTATCAAGTTCCATCCCCAACGTAATCCGGTCATTATGATACGGGTCACGACCAGTACAGACTATGATCAGGTGCGGTTGTTGTTTTGTGATGATGGCATCCATCTACCACCTGAGCAACTGCGCAAGATTTGGCAGCCGTACTATCAAGTTGAGCGCAGTTTTACCGGTCAAGTTGAGGGAATGGGGCTAGGATTGGCCCAAGTTGCACGTATTGTACTGGCGTTTGGTGGCAGCTATTGGGTCTGGAACCGGGTTGACCGGCCTGGCCTCTGTATCGAATTGCGTTTCCCCTTTGCTGAAGGTGAACAAAGCAATGTCTCCCCAGTGCCGACGCTACCTTCGAGTTGA
- the rfbD gene encoding dTDP-4-dehydrorhamnose reductase, with protein MRIAITGANGQLGRALIATLARHHDVVALGHDQLELSDPATVDQIANTRAEVVIHAAAYTNVDGCARDPVLAYRVNGLGTRYVALGCRRIDAAMVYISTNEVFAGTSHRPYYEDDPTGPINPYGQSKLAGEQEVRFLVARHFIVRVAWLFGGERNFVQTVLRLAANPPNGVLRMVADEIGSPTYAGDVAAGLARLITTDYYGTYHFVNDGICSRYEFAAEILRQAGIDTPLLPIRLRDFQRDSTPPPYTPLANIAGAALGITFRPWQEAVADYLERLRSAHV; from the coding sequence GTGCGAATTGCGATTACCGGAGCAAATGGTCAGTTGGGGCGTGCATTGATCGCAACGCTCGCCCGTCATCACGATGTTGTCGCGTTGGGTCACGATCAACTCGAGTTGTCCGACCCGGCCACGGTTGATCAGATCGCGAACACGCGGGCAGAGGTTGTTATCCACGCTGCTGCCTATACCAATGTTGACGGCTGTGCTCGTGATCCCGTATTAGCCTATCGGGTAAACGGGTTGGGTACGCGCTATGTGGCGCTCGGTTGCCGTCGAATTGATGCAGCGATGGTCTACATCAGCACCAATGAGGTATTTGCCGGTACGAGCCATCGCCCATACTATGAAGATGACCCCACCGGACCGATCAATCCCTATGGGCAGAGCAAATTGGCCGGTGAACAGGAAGTTCGTTTTCTCGTGGCGCGCCACTTTATCGTGCGGGTTGCCTGGTTGTTCGGTGGTGAACGTAATTTTGTGCAAACGGTGTTACGCTTAGCCGCTAATCCGCCAAACGGCGTACTCCGTATGGTTGCTGACGAGATCGGCAGTCCGACATATGCTGGCGATGTAGCGGCAGGGTTGGCGCGCTTGATTACGACCGATTATTACGGAACGTATCATTTTGTCAACGACGGGATATGTTCGCGCTATGAGTTTGCCGCCGAGATTTTGCGCCAAGCGGGGATTGATACGCCGCTGCTACCGATCCGGTTACGTGATTTTCAGCGCGATAGTACCCCGCCACCCTACACACCGTTGGCGAATATCGCCGGGGCTGCACTCGGGATTA